A region from the Triticum aestivum cultivar Chinese Spring chromosome 3D, IWGSC CS RefSeq v2.1, whole genome shotgun sequence genome encodes:
- the LOC123073792 gene encoding uncharacterized protein, whose protein sequence is MPDPFAAAAFRRSSRRPWVLTDSKCHIGDRDNATTAHGVTSQSGDIKVTFELADPPGVSRCFVHCPGLADGCYGGDPLVLSSADAFVLLVVPFTEGSRRREYKDFFVYRAGPGAPSLSLLPAPYRYPDYIRLTGVVPLGGSDLNSKDYAVVFPLVWRSRHTKDSTSRKCIDLRVYCSDNSASPWRYTYKMASIAMDTKIYQHHEVMWHQGTRVIFAGAGTLGWVNHWHGILLCNVLDNNPVMCLIQWPVPIPCDLVSRFGIGVDDIYPRLFRVVAISNGVIRFVELKSCGCTDTMDGHHMELGHPLKEVAQEVHCQG, encoded by the coding sequence ATGCCAGACCCCTTTGCCGCCGCCGCTTTCAGGCGGTCGTCCCGTCGCCCCTGGGTGCTCACCGACTCGAAGTGCCACATCGGCGACCGCGACAACGCAACAACCGCCCACGGCGTCACGAGCCAAAGCGGCGACATCAAGGTGACCTTCGAGCTCGCGGACCCGCCCGGCGTCTCTCGCTGCTTCGTGCACTGCCCCGGTCTGGCGGATGGCTGCTACGGCGGAGATCCCCTGGTTCTGAGCTCGGCGGACGCGTTCGTGCTTCTCGTCGTCCCCTTCACCGAAGGCTCCAGGCGCAGGGAGTACAAGGATTTCTTCGTCTACAGGGCAGGTCCAGGGGCTCCATCGCTCAGCCTTCTCCCCGCCCCCTACCGCTACCCTGACTACATCAGGCTGACCGGCGTCGTGCCCCTCGGCGGCTCCGATCTCAACAGCAAAGACTACGCCGTGGTCTTCCCCCTCGTCTGGCGATCGCGACACACCAAAGACTCTACCAGCAGGAAGTGCATCGATCTCCGCGTGTATTGCTCCGATAACTCTGCGTCGCCGTGGCGCTACACCTACAAGATGGCCAGCATCGCCATGGACACCAAGATATACCAACATCACGAAGTGATGTGGCACCAAGGCACCAGAGTGATCTTCGCCGGGGCAGGAACACTTGGCTGGGTCAATCATTGGCATGGCATTCTGCTATGCAACGTGCTGGACAACAATCCGGTCATGTGTTTGATCCAATGGCCCGTTCCGATCCCTTGCGATCTGGTGTCGCGGTTTGGCATAGGAGTCGATGATATCTACCCCCGTCTGTTCCGTGTAGTCGCTATAAGCAATGGTGTGATCAGGTTCGTCGAGCTGAAATCTTGTGGGTGTACTGATACCATGGACGGTCACCACATGGAATTGGGACATCCGCTCAAAGAAGTGGCACAAGAGGTTCACTGTCAAGGCTGA